A genomic stretch from Corvus cornix cornix isolate S_Up_H32 chromosome 7, ASM73873v5, whole genome shotgun sequence includes:
- the TSSK6 gene encoding testis-specific serine/threonine-protein kinase 6, whose protein sequence is MQQTLQLPDPGAHQLQLSQPGSKIMPKSDGGERVLSEMGYRLGQTIGEGSFSKVKAATSNKYKGPLAVKVVDRQQASRAIVFKFLPRELSIVRKIQHPNIVRVFELIEVCNRKLYIVMEAMDTTLLQMLENLGKLPCTPNARDIFVQVVRAVRYLHDRDLVHRDLKCENVLLSADGRRAKISDFGFSKEVNGYPDLSATFCGTAAFASPEVLMGIPYDAKKYDIWSLGVMLYMMVVGSVPFDDTNVQSMPQLQKKGVVYPEGLPEPCQALINQLLQYTPASRPGAGQIAKNRWLNGDI, encoded by the coding sequence ATGCAGCAGACATTACAGCTTCCAGATCCTGGAGCACACCAGCTCCAGTTAAGCCAACCGGGATCAAAGATCATGCCGAAGTCTGACGGAGGAGAGAGGGTACTCAGTGAGATGGGCTACAGGCTGGGTCAGACGATAGGGGAAGGCAGCTTCTCCAAGGTGAAAGCAGCCACCTCCAACAAATACAAGGGCCCCCTGGCCGTCAAGGTGGTGGACCGGCAGCAAGCATCCCGAGCCATTGTGTTCAAGTTTCTGCCTCGGGAGCTCTCCATCGTGCGCAAGATCCAGCACCCCAACATCGTGCGCGTCTTCGAGCTCATCGAGGTCTGCAATAGGAAGCTCTACATCGTGATGGAGGCCATGGACACTACCCTGCTGCAGATGCTGGAGAATCTGGGAAAGCTGCCCTGCACCCCCAACGCCCGGGACATCTTTGTGCAGGTTGTGAGGGCCGTGCGCTACCTGCACGACCGCGACCTGGTGCACCGGGACCTCAAGTGTGAGAACGTGCTGCTCTCCGCTGACGGCCGCCGGGCCAAGATCAGCGACTTCGGCTTCAGCAAGGAAGTCAATGGCTACCCAGACCTGAGCGCCACGTTCTGCGGGACAGCGGCCTTCGCTTCCCCAGAGGTGCTCATGGGCATCCCCTACGACGCCAAGAAGTACGACATCTGGAGCTTGGGGGTGATGCTTTACATGATGGTGGTCGGCAGCGTTCCCTTTGATGATACCAACGTCCAGAGCATGCCCCAGCTGCAGAAGAAGGGGGTGGTGTACCCAGAGGGGCTGCCGGAACCCTGCCAAGCCCTCATCAACCAGCTGCTGCAGTACACCCCAGCCTCCCGGCCTGGCGCGGGGCAGATAGCCAAGAACCGCTGGCTGAACGGGGACATCTGA